In Pseudoxanthomonas indica, the following are encoded in one genomic region:
- the prfA gene encoding peptide chain release factor 1 — protein MTPTLRRKLEALAERREELERLLAEPDVVADNTRFRNLSREFSQLEPIATALADEARAKGDLASAQAMRGDPDLGDLAEEEITAAQARLAQLEDDMALLLVPRDQRDDGNLFLEVRAGTGGDEAAIFAGDLFRMYARYAERMGWRVEVESDNPGEHGGYKEIVAKVSGKGAFSRLKFESGTHRVQRVPATESQGRIHTSAATVAIIADVEEVDDVVINPADLKVDTFRSSGAGGQHVNKTESAIRITHLPSGVVVECQTERSQHANRDKAMKRLKAQLLDSERSKQQAAQAESRRLQVGSGDRSQRIRTYNFPQGRITDHRVEGLTLYDLPNIIEGDLDPLVERLTREYQADELARLTEN, from the coding sequence ATGACGCCGACGCTGCGCCGTAAACTCGAAGCGCTGGCCGAACGCCGCGAAGAACTGGAACGCCTGCTGGCCGAACCGGACGTGGTCGCCGACAACACCCGCTTCCGCAATCTGTCGCGCGAGTTCTCGCAACTGGAGCCGATTGCCACGGCGCTGGCCGACGAGGCGCGCGCCAAGGGTGATCTGGCCTCGGCGCAGGCCATGCGCGGCGATCCGGACCTGGGCGATCTGGCCGAAGAGGAAATCACTGCCGCGCAAGCGCGGCTGGCGCAGCTCGAAGACGACATGGCCCTGCTGTTGGTGCCGCGCGACCAGCGCGACGATGGCAACCTGTTCCTCGAAGTGCGCGCCGGCACCGGCGGCGATGAAGCGGCGATCTTCGCCGGCGATCTGTTCCGCATGTATGCGCGCTACGCCGAGCGCATGGGCTGGCGGGTGGAAGTGGAGTCCGACAATCCCGGCGAGCATGGCGGCTACAAGGAAATCGTGGCCAAGGTCAGCGGCAAGGGCGCGTTCTCGCGGCTGAAGTTCGAGTCGGGCACCCATCGCGTGCAGCGCGTGCCGGCCACCGAGTCGCAAGGCCGCATCCACACGTCCGCCGCCACCGTGGCGATCATCGCCGACGTGGAGGAAGTCGACGATGTCGTGATCAATCCGGCCGACCTGAAGGTCGACACCTTCCGCTCCTCGGGCGCCGGCGGCCAGCACGTCAACAAGACCGAGTCGGCCATCCGCATCACCCACCTGCCCAGCGGCGTGGTGGTGGAATGCCAGACCGAGCGCAGCCAGCACGCCAACCGCGACAAGGCAATGAAGCGCTTGAAGGCGCAGCTGCTGGACAGCGAACGCAGCAAGCAGCAGGCGGCCCAGGCGGAGTCGCGCCGGCTACAAGTGGGCAGTGGCGATCGCAGCCAGCGCATCCGCACCTACAACTTCCCCCAGGGCCGCATCACCGATCACCGGGTGGAAGGCCTGACCCTGTACGATTTGCCCAACATCATCGAAGGCGATCTGGACCCGTTGGTCGAACGCCTGACCCGCGAGTACCAGGCCGACGAACTGGCCCGCCTGACGGAGAACTGA
- a CDS encoding GNAT family N-acetyltransferase, producing MQLRRATVTDVDAIAPLFDRYRQFYEQAPDPAKAHDFIQARLSAEESVIFIAENQGQVLGFTQLFPSFSSVGAARAWILNDLYVLPEARRQGVARALLGAAADFGRATGAARLELETDHDNRSAQALYRHLGWEVYDSTMRFRLRLDPA from the coding sequence ATGCAACTGCGACGCGCGACCGTAACGGATGTGGATGCCATCGCTCCCTTGTTCGATCGCTACCGGCAGTTCTACGAGCAGGCGCCGGACCCGGCCAAGGCGCATGACTTCATCCAGGCGCGGCTGAGTGCGGAGGAATCGGTGATCTTCATCGCCGAAAATCAAGGCCAGGTACTCGGCTTCACCCAGCTGTTTCCCAGCTTTTCCTCGGTCGGCGCCGCACGTGCGTGGATCCTCAACGACCTGTATGTGCTGCCCGAAGCGCGCCGGCAAGGCGTGGCCCGGGCGCTGCTGGGCGCCGCCGCCGACTTCGGCCGGGCCACGGGCGCGGCACGGCTGGAACTGGAAACCGACCACGACAACCGATCAGCACAGGCGCTGTACCGGCACCTGGGCTGGGAGGTCTACGACAGCACGATGCGCTTCCGCCTGCGCCTGGACCCGGCATGA
- a CDS encoding tetratricopeptide repeat protein, translated as MPAMMRISLAIPLLLVLALPAQAARKPAPVREEPLGAVMAGEFALQSGQLSEASRWYLQAARASEDAGLAERATRIALLSNDDAGAAEALKLWRARAPKSLAMRSAEATLAIRRNNARAARRELSALMADPDEMGWRYALTALGSGGRDPDLSAKLLGELVDDGAIPAQLQAWLAFAGLAQQLDQPDLSQRIVGLVVTRFPQEPRVALLHASQLRRSGDEAGAREVLDGLHEAAANTPELRLATAAEYEALGDSQAAAGMLAEGPQDDQTYALRASLLAKADDDRALTALYDELRKEDADPEPERRLLLGQMAEFLKRPQQALDWYRSVASGNARSEARLRSANTLFELDRQAEALAELKSLQGDAAADDEARINAYLLEAELRRKAGNDAAELEVFARGLAAYPDDVEILYSRGLAWERRDRIDRAEADFRKILVIDPENTATLNALGYTLADRTQRFQEALQLIDRARTADPENAAIIDSYGWVLYRIGRLPEALIELRRAYALQKDPEIAAHVGEVLWVMGQKDEARRYFEEARKLDPENRSLQRALEKTGA; from the coding sequence ATGCCCGCAATGATGCGTATCAGCCTGGCGATTCCACTCCTGCTGGTGCTCGCCCTGCCTGCGCAGGCCGCCCGCAAACCGGCGCCCGTGCGTGAAGAACCCCTGGGTGCGGTGATGGCCGGTGAGTTCGCCCTGCAGTCCGGGCAACTGTCCGAAGCCTCGCGCTGGTACCTGCAAGCCGCGCGGGCCAGCGAGGACGCCGGTCTGGCCGAGCGGGCCACCCGCATCGCCCTGCTGTCCAATGATGATGCCGGCGCCGCCGAAGCGCTCAAGCTCTGGCGCGCCCGCGCGCCCAAGTCGCTGGCCATGCGCAGCGCCGAGGCCACCCTGGCGATTCGCCGCAACAACGCCCGCGCTGCGCGGCGCGAGCTGTCGGCGTTGATGGCCGACCCGGATGAAATGGGCTGGCGCTACGCACTGACCGCACTGGGCAGTGGCGGGCGCGACCCGGACCTGTCCGCGAAGCTGCTGGGCGAGTTGGTCGATGACGGCGCCATCCCGGCCCAGCTGCAAGCCTGGCTGGCCTTTGCCGGGCTGGCCCAGCAACTGGATCAGCCGGACCTGTCCCAGCGAATCGTCGGCCTGGTGGTGACGCGTTTTCCGCAGGAGCCGCGGGTGGCCTTGCTGCATGCTTCGCAATTACGTCGTTCCGGTGACGAGGCAGGTGCTCGCGAGGTTCTGGACGGGCTGCATGAGGCGGCCGCGAACACGCCGGAACTGAGACTGGCCACGGCAGCCGAATACGAGGCCCTGGGCGACAGCCAGGCCGCGGCGGGCATGCTGGCCGAAGGACCGCAAGATGATCAGACCTACGCGCTGCGCGCCTCGCTGCTGGCCAAAGCCGACGATGATCGTGCATTGACTGCCTTGTACGACGAGCTGCGCAAGGAAGACGCCGATCCCGAACCCGAGCGCCGGCTGCTGCTGGGCCAGATGGCCGAGTTCCTCAAGCGGCCGCAGCAAGCGCTCGACTGGTATCGCAGCGTGGCCAGCGGCAATGCGCGCTCCGAAGCGCGCCTGCGCTCGGCCAATACGTTGTTCGAACTGGATCGCCAGGCCGAGGCCCTGGCCGAGCTCAAGTCACTGCAGGGCGACGCCGCCGCCGACGATGAGGCGCGCATCAACGCTTATCTGCTGGAAGCCGAACTGCGCCGCAAGGCGGGCAACGATGCGGCCGAGCTGGAAGTTTTCGCACGCGGCCTTGCGGCTTACCCGGACGATGTCGAAATCCTGTATTCGCGCGGCCTGGCCTGGGAGCGGCGGGATCGCATCGATCGCGCCGAGGCCGATTTCCGCAAGATTCTGGTGATAGACCCGGAGAACACCGCCACCCTCAATGCGCTGGGCTACACCCTGGCCGACCGCACGCAGCGCTTCCAGGAAGCGCTGCAATTGATCGATCGTGCACGCACGGCCGACCCGGAAAACGCAGCCATCATCGACAGCTACGGCTGGGTGCTTTACCGCATCGGTCGGCTGCCCGAGGCGCTGATCGAACTGCGCCGCGCCTACGCTCTGCAGAAGGATCCGGAAATTGCGGCACATGTGGGCGAAGTGCTGTGGGTCATGGGCCAGAAGGACGAAGCGCGCCGCTATTTCGAAGAGGCACGCAAGCTCGATCCCGAAAACCGCTCGCTGCAGCGGGCGCTGGAGAAGACCGGAGCATGA
- the hemA gene encoding glutamyl-tRNA reductase, producing the protein MTLWVLGLNHQTAPVELRERVAFDGSALPSALASLRALPQVEEAALLSTCNRTELYAITSDGQALADWLATHADGLDAYLYRHHDAEAVRHLFRVATGLDSMVLGEPQILGQVKDAWVSAREHGALGNRLDKLFQQTFAVAKRARTDTRVGANPVSVASTAVRLAQESFTRLSDSTVMLVGAGETIELAAKHLSEGRVRRLLIANRTLAHAQELASRHGGYALPLSELERHLAEADVVFSATAAREPILLRTQVEQALLRRKHKPMLLFDLAVPRDIAADVGDLKDAYLYTVDDLERAVEDNRRSRREAADAAEAIIDLQVARFVESLQASGRQEPLKRLRAHGDAAREDILGKARQQLANGRDADEVLEFLAHSLTNRLLHPPTAALREAALRGDGELARAAERLFPDKAPYSHSKPDDDADAAP; encoded by the coding sequence ATGACGTTGTGGGTTCTCGGACTTAATCACCAGACTGCGCCAGTCGAACTGCGCGAACGCGTGGCGTTCGACGGCAGCGCGTTGCCGTCGGCGCTGGCCTCGCTGCGCGCCTTGCCGCAGGTGGAAGAAGCCGCGCTGCTGTCCACCTGCAACCGCACCGAGCTGTACGCCATCACCTCCGATGGCCAGGCCCTGGCGGATTGGCTGGCCACCCACGCCGATGGTCTGGACGCCTATCTGTACCGGCACCACGATGCCGAAGCCGTGCGCCATCTTTTCCGCGTCGCGACCGGCCTGGACTCGATGGTGCTGGGCGAGCCGCAGATTCTGGGCCAGGTCAAGGACGCCTGGGTCAGCGCGCGTGAGCACGGCGCGCTGGGCAATCGCCTGGACAAGTTGTTCCAGCAGACCTTTGCCGTGGCCAAGCGCGCGCGTACCGACACCCGCGTGGGCGCCAACCCGGTCTCGGTCGCCTCCACCGCGGTGCGCCTGGCGCAGGAAAGCTTTACCCGCCTGAGCGACTCCACCGTGATGCTGGTCGGCGCGGGCGAGACCATCGAACTGGCCGCCAAGCACCTGAGCGAAGGCCGGGTCCGTCGTCTGCTGATCGCCAACCGCACCTTGGCTCACGCGCAGGAACTGGCGAGCCGGCACGGCGGCTATGCCCTGCCGTTGAGCGAGCTTGAGCGCCATCTGGCTGAAGCCGACGTGGTGTTTTCAGCCACCGCCGCGCGCGAGCCGATCCTCCTGCGCACGCAGGTGGAACAGGCCCTGCTGCGCCGCAAGCACAAGCCGATGCTGTTGTTCGATCTGGCGGTGCCGCGCGATATCGCCGCCGATGTCGGCGACCTGAAGGACGCCTACCTCTATACCGTCGACGATCTGGAGCGTGCGGTCGAAGACAACCGCCGCAGCCGCCGCGAGGCCGCCGATGCCGCCGAAGCGATCATCGATCTGCAGGTGGCGCGCTTTGTCGAATCGCTGCAGGCCAGTGGTCGCCAGGAACCGCTCAAGCGCCTGCGCGCGCATGGCGATGCCGCACGCGAGGACATCCTGGGCAAGGCGCGGCAGCAACTGGCCAATGGCCGTGATGCCGATGAAGTGCTGGAATTCCTGGCCCATTCCTTGACCAACCGCCTGCTGCATCCGCCCACCGCCGCCCTGCGCGAAGCCGCGCTGCGTGGTGATGGTGAACTGGCGCGCGCGGCCGAACGCCTGTTCCCCGACAAGGCGCCCTACTCCCATTCCAAGCCCGACGATGACGCCGACGCTGCGCCGTAA